CCGCCCGCACCGCCGGTGACGTGGACGGCGTGTCCCGCGGGCGCCGGCCGCGGGAGCGTTCCGCCGACGCGGCGGCCCTCGTCCATCGCGGCGAGAGCGAGGTCCCTGACGGTGGGCGCCATCGCGAGGAGTTCCTCGGCGGTGTACTCCTCGCACAGGCCGCCGGGGCCGAGTGTCTCCCACACGGCGGCGGCGGTGACCCGGTCGGGCTCGGCGGCGTCCGAGAGTACGATGCCGGTCGCGTATCCGGTCAGCCATACCGCGTCCGCGATCCGCTCGCCGAGCTTCTGACGGGCCGGGCGGTGTGCCTCGTCCGCGTACGCCGCGCGACAGCCGCGGAGGGCGCCGGCCCGGCGCAGCCACCGCTCGGTCTCGATGAACTCCCAGGTACCGGCACCCACCTCACGCACCGCGCAGCGCGCATCCCCGTACTGGTAGAAGGGCACGACGGGAAAGCGCGGACAGTCCCCGGCGCCCGCGTCCCGCGGGACCTGCCCGGTGAACAGGGTCGCCTGCCGGAAGCCGTGGTAGGCGTTCCCCGCCAGGCTGGGCAGCGCGTCGTGCTGCACGGTGCTCGGCGTGCAGAAGCGGACGGGGACGCCGCGCTCGTTGAGGAACCGCTGCACGACCACGTCGTAGGGCCAGCCACCGCCGTGCTTCTCCTGGTACTCGCCGTATTCCCGGGCGAGTTCGGCGGGCAGCATCAGCGCCTGGCACGGCACGTGCTCCTGGAGGGTGTATGCCCAGGTGGTGCCGGAAAGGGCGGCGAGGCGGGCCACGGCTCCATTGCGGGCCTCCCAGCCACCGTAGAGGGAGATCGCCTCGCCGGGCGGCGCAGCGGCGGCAGCCTGCTCGGCATGCTCGTAGAACCCCTCGGCGAGTACCACATCGTCCTGGAGGACCAGGTGATGCGTGGCGTCCGGCGCGACGCACCCCCACGACACC
The Streptomyces sp. CGMCC 4.7035 DNA segment above includes these coding regions:
- a CDS encoding NAD-dependent epimerase/dehydratase family protein, yielding MGPVGRDEIKLSGAVMAHPKRMEEARRLAEADPRGRILVTTDPDPEGRPTALRTALVSWGCVAPDATHHLVLQDDVVLAEGFYEHAEQAAAAAPPGEAISLYGGWEARNGAVARLAALSGTTWAYTLQEHVPCQALMLPAELAREYGEYQEKHGGGWPYDVVVQRFLNERGVPVRFCTPSTVQHDALPSLAGNAYHGFRQATLFTGQVPRDAGAGDCPRFPVVPFYQYGDARCAVREVGAGTWEFIETERWLRRAGALRGCRAAYADEAHRPARQKLGERIADAVWLTGYATGIVLSDAAEPDRVTAAAVWETLGPGGLCEEYTAEELLAMAPTVRDLALAAMDEGRRVGGTLPRPAPAGHAVHVTGGAGGFGRQLAGTLTDLGFQVRQEGASYVVHLGTGTGDGLDEALTAAGAPGVERFVYVGSAAVYRGSAPDELTEDAVGPDAPRDEVARGWWEEERRCREWGESASVPVQVLRIADPVGPYAPASTACVRWVDLAWTRRPLLLDPQGVHQILDHRDLADALRAVLAAPPAEPVLNVASALHGEVELAGLLADVSRRTPWEWSQQPLSPRWSMATGLIERELGWRPTARVMEAMRALAQWYACDIHGDYDEKADAAETAVASLDA